One stretch of Hymenobacter chitinivorans DSM 11115 DNA includes these proteins:
- a CDS encoding helix-turn-helix domain-containing protein, translating into MKQSAREFKVLSTVSDFTRHFNFPPPAHPLLTVIDLEKTRHLVPPTSPVVRQLYIISLKKNLKGKLHYGHRAYDFSQGVLAFYAPGQFCEGSPSVDISELSGWMLVFHPDLLLKHPLAKKISTYGFFSYAVNEALHLSDAEEQALEGLMHNIRREYQQPIDAFSHDVLVAQLDVLLSYANRFYHRQFLTRRTAEHDLLTRFETLLTAYFAQDGELPLPTVQHFADQLHVSPAYLSDMLRTLTGQNTQQHLHHGLIEKAKHLLLSTSLSINETAFQLGFEYPQYFTRLFKSKTGLTPAAFRTADHAAA; encoded by the coding sequence ATGAAACAGTCAGCCCGCGAATTCAAGGTTTTATCCACCGTGTCGGATTTCACCCGCCACTTCAACTTTCCGCCGCCGGCTCACCCGCTGCTCACCGTTATTGACCTGGAAAAGACGCGCCATTTGGTGCCGCCCACCAGCCCGGTTGTGCGGCAGCTCTACATTATTTCGCTGAAGAAAAACCTCAAGGGCAAGCTGCACTACGGGCACCGGGCCTACGATTTCAGCCAGGGCGTGCTGGCGTTTTACGCGCCCGGGCAGTTCTGCGAAGGCAGCCCCTCGGTAGATATTTCGGAGCTTAGCGGCTGGATGCTGGTCTTTCACCCCGACTTGCTGCTCAAGCACCCGCTGGCCAAGAAAATCAGCACCTACGGCTTCTTTTCCTACGCCGTAAACGAGGCCCTGCACTTATCCGACGCCGAGGAACAGGCCCTGGAAGGCTTGATGCACAACATTCGGCGCGAGTATCAGCAGCCCATCGACGCCTTTAGCCACGACGTGCTGGTGGCCCAGCTCGACGTGCTGCTCAGCTACGCCAACCGCTTCTACCACCGGCAGTTTCTGACCCGGCGCACGGCCGAGCACGACCTGCTGACCCGCTTTGAAACGCTGCTGACGGCCTACTTCGCCCAGGACGGGGAACTGCCCTTGCCCACCGTACAGCACTTTGCCGATCAGCTGCACGTGTCGCCGGCTTACCTGAGCGACATGCTGCGCACCCTCACCGGCCAGAACACCCAGCAGCACCTGCACCACGGCCTGATTGAAAAAGCCAAGCACTTGCTGCTGAGCACCTCGCTGAGCATCAACGAAACCGCCTTTCAGCTGGGCTTCGAGTATCCGCAATATTTTACCCGCCTTTTCAAAAGCAAAACCGGCCTGACGCCGGCCGCCTTCCGGACGGCGGACCACGCGGCGGCCTAG
- a CDS encoding alpha/beta hydrolase family protein, with translation MSYPVGYRSLLVTDATLALTFPVVVLYPSAGPEQPEQLGPYELSLARAAEPAPGRFPVVLISHGTGGSGLVYRTLAHFLASQGFVVGLPEHPHNNRADDSWAQTPQNLTARPRHLQLALDAVLHDSSLAPATAPDAVALIGHSLGGYTALALAGGTPTTLPRESADGRPRLIPTPTDGRIRALVLLAPATPWFRAPDTLCQIQVPVLLLTAEKDQHTGPWHAQNVLRGLPDPARVQHREVANAGHFSFLSPFPAARVSRMFPPSQDPPGFDRAQFQQELQAEVLTFLRAVLQPAEVQRGL, from the coding sequence ATGAGCTACCCGGTGGGCTACCGCAGCCTCCTTGTAACCGACGCAACCCTGGCCCTGACCTTTCCCGTGGTGGTGCTCTACCCCAGCGCCGGACCCGAACAGCCCGAGCAACTGGGCCCCTACGAGCTGAGCCTGGCCCGGGCGGCAGAGCCAGCTCCCGGCCGGTTTCCCGTGGTGCTGATTTCGCACGGGACGGGCGGCTCGGGGCTGGTATACCGCACGCTGGCGCACTTTCTGGCTAGTCAGGGCTTTGTCGTGGGCCTGCCCGAACACCCGCACAACAACCGCGCGGACGACTCCTGGGCCCAAACGCCCCAGAACCTGACGGCCCGCCCCCGCCACCTGCAGCTGGCCCTCGACGCGGTGCTCCACGACTCCTCCCTGGCCCCGGCCACCGCGCCCGACGCCGTGGCGCTGATTGGACACTCCCTGGGCGGCTACACGGCCCTGGCCCTGGCCGGCGGCACGCCCACCACGCTGCCCCGGGAGTCGGCCGACGGGCGGCCCCGGCTGATTCCGACGCCGACGGATGGGCGTATCCGGGCGCTGGTGCTGCTAGCTCCGGCCACGCCCTGGTTTCGGGCGCCGGATACGCTGTGCCAAATACAAGTGCCGGTATTGCTGCTCACCGCCGAAAAAGACCAGCATACCGGGCCCTGGCACGCGCAAAACGTGCTGCGGGGCCTGCCCGACCCCGCCCGGGTGCAGCACCGGGAGGTGGCAAACGCCGGCCACTTCTCGTTTCTGAGTCCGTTTCCGGCCGCGCGGGTCAGTCGGATGTTTCCGCCTTCCCAGGACCCACCGGGCTTCGACCGGGCGCAGTTTCAGCAGGAGCTGCAGGCCGAGGTTTTAACTTTTCTACGGGCGGTGCTCCAACCTGCGGAGGTCCAACGAGGTTTGTAG
- a CDS encoding aldo/keto reductase, whose product MSTIKQVALGSQGLEVPVEGLGCMGMTSGVNGMSVYGEADEVESEATIHRALELGVNLLDTADLYGPMVNERLVGRAIAGRRQDILLATKFGFEVDDQENWTGGYNGRPEYVRKSIERSLRNLGTDYVDLYYLHRIDPNTPLEDTVGAMSRLVEEGKVRFLGLSEVTAEELRRGHAVHPITALQTEYSLFDRGVEENGVLQATRDLGIGFVGYSPLGRGFLSGDIKTPDDFEASDSRRFFPRYQGENFYKNLALVEKLQSLAQAKGVTAAQLALAWVLAQGVVAIPGTKRRKYLEQNVAAASLALSEAELAELEAIMPVGSSVGAAYPEGF is encoded by the coding sequence ATGAGCACCATCAAACAAGTAGCCCTGGGCAGCCAGGGTTTGGAAGTACCCGTGGAAGGCCTGGGCTGCATGGGCATGACCAGCGGCGTCAACGGCATGAGCGTGTACGGCGAGGCCGACGAGGTGGAAAGTGAAGCCACCATTCACCGGGCCCTGGAGCTGGGCGTGAACCTGCTCGACACGGCCGATTTGTACGGACCGATGGTCAACGAGCGGCTGGTGGGCCGGGCCATTGCCGGGCGGCGGCAGGACATACTTCTGGCTACCAAATTTGGCTTTGAAGTCGACGACCAGGAAAACTGGACCGGCGGCTACAACGGCCGGCCCGAGTACGTGCGCAAAAGCATTGAACGGTCGTTGCGCAACCTTGGCACCGACTACGTGGACCTCTACTACCTGCACCGTATCGACCCAAATACGCCGCTGGAAGACACCGTGGGGGCCATGAGCCGGCTGGTGGAGGAAGGCAAGGTGCGCTTTCTGGGCCTCTCGGAAGTGACGGCCGAGGAGCTGCGCCGGGGCCACGCCGTGCACCCGATTACGGCCCTGCAAACCGAATACTCGCTCTTTGACCGGGGCGTGGAGGAAAACGGCGTACTGCAAGCCACCCGGGACCTGGGCATCGGCTTCGTGGGCTACTCCCCGCTGGGCCGGGGCTTTCTGTCGGGCGACATCAAGACCCCGGACGACTTCGAGGCTTCCGACTCCCGCCGCTTTTTCCCCCGCTACCAGGGTGAGAATTTCTATAAGAATCTGGCCTTGGTGGAGAAGCTCCAAAGTTTGGCCCAGGCCAAGGGCGTCACGGCGGCCCAGCTGGCCTTGGCCTGGGTGCTGGCTCAGGGCGTGGTGGCCATTCCCGGCACCAAGCGCCGCAAGTACCTGGAGCAGAACGTGGCAGCGGCCAGCCTCGCGCTGAGTGAGGCGGAGCTGGCCGAGCTGGAAGCCATTATGCCAGTGGGCAGCTCGGTGGGCGCAGCCTATCCGGAAGGCTTTTAG
- a CDS encoding aldo/keto reductase has protein sequence MSLPNFRTLGRSGLVVSPLALGTMTFGTARWGSDDDVSRAVFDAYVDAGGNFLDTADVYSGGQSEEMLGRFVAERRLRDQLVLATKFSFGGQAGNPNVGGNGRKNILRALEGSLRRLHTDYVDLYWLHAYDSVTPVEEVLQTLGDLVRAGKIRYFGFSNVPAWYATKAATLAAAHAVPGPVALQLEYSLVARRIEQEHVPAALETGLGITPWSPLAAGFLAGKYQREGAGARGEGRLSGPNPFGNLKFTDHNWRVLDALRPVAAELGRPLAQVALAWVARQPGISSVIVGASKVAQLHESVAALDIELSPEQLQTLDEASILDPFQDRFWPMLKKAVFGGGSVQGWQ, from the coding sequence ATGTCGCTACCCAACTTCCGTACCCTGGGCCGCTCCGGCCTCGTGGTCAGCCCCCTGGCCCTGGGCACTATGACCTTCGGCACCGCCCGCTGGGGCTCCGATGATGACGTTTCCCGGGCCGTGTTTGATGCTTACGTCGACGCGGGCGGCAATTTCCTGGATACCGCCGACGTGTACTCGGGCGGGCAGAGCGAGGAAATGCTGGGCCGCTTCGTGGCTGAGCGCCGCCTGCGCGACCAGCTGGTGCTGGCCACCAAGTTCAGCTTCGGCGGGCAGGCGGGCAACCCCAACGTGGGCGGCAACGGCCGCAAGAACATCCTGCGGGCCCTGGAAGGCTCCCTGCGCCGCCTCCACACCGACTACGTGGACCTCTACTGGCTGCACGCCTACGACTCGGTGACGCCAGTGGAAGAGGTGCTGCAAACCCTGGGCGACCTGGTGCGGGCGGGCAAAATCCGCTACTTCGGCTTCTCCAACGTGCCGGCCTGGTACGCCACCAAAGCCGCCACGCTGGCCGCCGCCCACGCCGTGCCCGGCCCCGTGGCCCTGCAGCTGGAATACTCCCTGGTGGCCCGCCGCATCGAGCAGGAGCACGTGCCGGCCGCCCTCGAAACGGGGCTGGGTATTACGCCGTGGAGCCCGTTGGCGGCCGGCTTTCTGGCCGGCAAGTACCAGCGTGAGGGCGCCGGGGCCCGGGGCGAAGGCCGCCTGAGTGGGCCCAACCCCTTCGGTAACCTGAAATTCACCGACCACAACTGGCGGGTACTCGACGCGCTGCGGCCCGTGGCGGCCGAGCTGGGCCGGCCCTTGGCCCAGGTGGCCCTGGCCTGGGTGGCCCGGCAGCCCGGCATCAGCTCGGTCATCGTGGGGGCCAGCAAGGTGGCCCAGCTGCACGAGAGTGTGGCCGCACTCGACATTGAGCTGAGCCCGGAGCAGCTCCAGACCCTGGACGAGGCCAGCATCCTGGACCCGTTCCAGGACCGGTTCTGGCCCATGCTGAAGAAGGCCGTGTTCGGGGGCGGCAGCGTGCAAGGGTGGCAGTAG
- a CDS encoding pyruvate dehydrogenase complex E1 component subunit beta, protein MRTIQFREALREAMSEEMRRDPRVFLMGEEVAEYNGAYKVSQGMLDEFGAERVIDTPIAELGFAGIGVGAAINGLLPIIEFMTFNFSLVAIDQVINSAAKIYSMSGGQYSCPIVFRGPTGNAGMLSSQHSQNFENWYANTPGLKVVVPSTPYDAKGLLKSAIRDPDPVIFMESELMYGDKGEVPEEEYLLEIGKANVVRQGKHVTLVSFGKMMKIALAAADELAKDGIEAEVIDLRSVRPIDYDTLVESVKKTNRMVVVEEAWPLASISSELAYTVQRRAFDYLDAPVVRVTCMDVPLPYAPTLIEASLPNVARTIQAVKEVTYQKA, encoded by the coding sequence ATGCGGACCATCCAATTCCGGGAAGCCCTGCGCGAGGCCATGTCTGAAGAAATGCGGCGCGACCCGCGCGTGTTTCTGATGGGCGAAGAAGTAGCTGAGTACAACGGCGCCTATAAAGTAAGCCAGGGCATGCTCGACGAGTTTGGCGCTGAGCGGGTGATTGACACCCCGATTGCCGAGCTCGGCTTCGCCGGTATCGGCGTGGGCGCGGCCATCAACGGCCTGCTGCCCATCATCGAGTTTATGACCTTCAACTTCTCGCTGGTGGCCATCGACCAGGTCATCAACTCGGCCGCGAAGATCTACTCCATGTCGGGCGGGCAGTACTCCTGCCCCATCGTGTTCCGCGGCCCGACCGGCAACGCCGGCATGCTCTCCTCGCAGCACTCCCAGAACTTCGAGAACTGGTACGCCAACACCCCCGGCCTGAAAGTAGTGGTTCCCTCCACGCCTTACGACGCCAAGGGCCTGCTGAAAAGCGCCATCCGGGACCCAGATCCGGTGATTTTCATGGAGTCGGAGCTGATGTACGGCGACAAGGGCGAAGTGCCCGAGGAAGAGTACCTGCTCGAAATCGGCAAGGCCAACGTGGTGCGCCAAGGCAAGCACGTGACGCTGGTGAGCTTCGGTAAAATGATGAAAATCGCCCTGGCCGCCGCCGATGAGCTGGCCAAGGACGGCATCGAAGCCGAGGTAATCGACCTGCGCTCGGTGCGCCCCATCGACTACGACACGCTGGTGGAGTCGGTGAAGAAAACCAACCGCATGGTGGTGGTAGAAGAAGCCTGGCCCCTGGCCAGCATCAGCTCGGAACTGGCCTACACCGTGCAGCGCCGCGCCTTCGACTACCTCGACGCCCCCGTGGTGCGCGTGACCTGCATGGACGTGCCCCTGCCCTACGCCCCCACCCTGATTGAAGCCTCGCTGCCCAACGTGGCCCGCACCATTCAGGCCGTGAAGGAAGTAACCTACCAGAAGGCTTAG
- a CDS encoding tetratricopeptide repeat protein codes for MLKVAQEGQQVTVQPSVLESNGENVLFEVSARVPAKHLKKGNAYNLALSYRYDNGLREDTVGRLTFVSGEYTYDTEKKDELVITKQFSFPYSPRKSPGELLVLPDAHQLKPNGKRVKGTPFRLARGIVTTGRLVVRQDTAIGLLPETADNNMSGTRILPFFFDQGSAAIRNYLGTNVQALEDFIEANQHTKKVMIAAGHSPDSIDARDARLADKRVQGLLRYYKKRVDTDSYLNKVGDIKFETVAYHRRWDLFLNKVQNSALKPAQIDSVVLLINDSKGSFAQKERQLRALSFYDYLDQYIYPVMRFGTVAVEYTAPKRYDSEIYLLSKKIVEKEMEADALTPEELRYSATLTPLLAEKQRIYETAVATTGRWEAYHNLAVVLLQRSEKEVSDKVRKAYLRRAATNFTLAAHRNPTADLFYRVGTAYHRAGDRLEALQNYDYAIKLGGPRPVLEKVFADKAALEIEVGQLDDALGSISYSGKTYQNTMNRALIYLLKSNYEGAAGIYREALDLKPSDPLAYYCLAVVAARTKDEAQMGQFLRRAVQLDRAYAQRAVEDLEFRDYAAGKVFLEALR; via the coding sequence ATGCTAAAGGTTGCGCAAGAAGGTCAGCAAGTTACGGTGCAGCCCTCGGTGCTGGAAAGCAACGGCGAGAATGTGCTGTTCGAAGTCTCGGCCCGGGTGCCGGCCAAGCACCTCAAGAAGGGCAACGCCTACAACCTGGCCCTGAGCTACCGCTACGACAACGGCCTGCGCGAAGACACCGTGGGCCGCCTCACCTTCGTCTCGGGCGAGTACACCTACGACACCGAGAAAAAAGACGAGCTGGTCATCACCAAGCAGTTTTCCTTTCCCTACTCGCCCCGCAAAAGCCCCGGGGAGCTGCTGGTTCTGCCCGATGCCCACCAGCTCAAGCCCAACGGCAAGCGGGTGAAAGGCACTCCGTTTCGGTTGGCCCGCGGCATCGTCACGACGGGCCGGCTGGTGGTGCGCCAGGATACGGCCATCGGCCTGCTGCCCGAAACGGCCGACAACAACATGAGCGGCACCCGCATCCTGCCCTTCTTCTTCGACCAGGGCAGCGCCGCCATTCGCAATTATTTGGGCACCAACGTGCAGGCTCTGGAAGACTTTATCGAGGCCAACCAGCACACCAAGAAGGTGATGATTGCCGCCGGCCACTCCCCCGACTCTATCGACGCCCGCGACGCCCGCCTGGCCGATAAGCGGGTGCAGGGCCTGCTGCGCTACTACAAGAAGCGCGTCGATACCGATTCGTACCTGAATAAGGTCGGCGACATCAAGTTTGAAACCGTGGCTTACCACCGGCGCTGGGACCTGTTTCTGAACAAGGTCCAGAACTCGGCCCTCAAGCCCGCCCAGATCGACTCGGTGGTGCTGCTGATTAACGACTCCAAGGGCTCGTTTGCCCAGAAGGAGCGGCAGCTGCGGGCCCTGTCTTTCTACGATTACCTCGACCAGTACATTTACCCGGTGATGCGCTTCGGCACGGTGGCCGTGGAGTACACCGCCCCCAAGCGCTACGACTCGGAAATCTATTTGCTCTCCAAAAAGATTGTGGAGAAGGAAATGGAGGCCGACGCGCTGACTCCCGAGGAGCTGCGCTACTCGGCCACGCTCACGCCCCTGCTGGCCGAAAAGCAGCGCATCTACGAAACGGCCGTGGCCACCACCGGCCGCTGGGAAGCCTACCACAACCTGGCCGTGGTGCTCTTGCAACGCTCCGAGAAGGAAGTCAGTGACAAGGTGCGCAAGGCCTACCTGCGCCGGGCCGCCACCAACTTCACCCTGGCCGCCCACCGCAACCCCACCGCCGACCTGTTCTACCGCGTGGGCACGGCCTACCACCGGGCCGGCGACCGGCTCGAAGCCCTGCAGAACTACGACTACGCCATCAAGCTCGGCGGCCCGCGGCCGGTGCTGGAAAAAGTCTTTGCCGACAAAGCCGCCCTGGAAATCGAAGTCGGGCAGCTCGATGATGCCCTGGGCAGCATCAGCTACAGCGGCAAAACCTACCAGAACACCATGAACCGGGCCCTGATTTACTTGCTCAAAAGCAACTACGAGGGCGCCGCCGGCATTTACCGCGAAGCCCTGGACCTGAAGCCCAGCGACCCGCTGGCCTACTACTGCCTGGCCGTAGTAGCGGCCCGCACCAAGGACGAAGCCCAGATGGGCCAGTTCCTGCGCCGCGCCGTGCAGCTGGACCGCGCCTACGCCCAGCGCGCCGTCGAGGACCTGGAGTTCCGGGACTACGCCGCCGGCAAAGTGTTCCTCGAAGCGTTGCGGTAA